From Populus trichocarpa isolate Nisqually-1 chromosome 19, P.trichocarpa_v4.1, whole genome shotgun sequence, a single genomic window includes:
- the LOC18108392 gene encoding uncharacterized protein LOC18108392 — MESPELPECPVCLSTYDGEYTIPRVLACGHTTCESCLKNIPQKYPLTIRCPACTQLVKYPSQQGPSSLPKNIDLLRLVQQLQDHNPQKPNNKSQIDKPVLAQDFDFFVPPSWSDEFYTSWKNWVLDRDDVFVEDKERGYGLLKEGNKKVKVRLFKVGNDGGLLSGKVKGCVFKLSYVAKVMNLLNGMKEEKRDELGFILRICAKQGRICKGCGLWCDLEDGVLYFVCERLNGNVLDMLGDFENGLSKDGLSSFAMIGMEMYEAVIGLHLEGLIVGSLGVSCFELDGFGHVSLSLSEVLVMGRAVHDGVMELGSGGRSLSVKKLGRLVGEILKKEVFVSPEVLFGILKREGMEVECGSNRYPIGLGSDVWTLACTVLRMLIGKEFFEELGDHVDSIISKRSEDNNLDCSGLYTGLMEKVSSLLESKTGEELKPLHQMLCRSLSFDPGNRPHAIDMWKCIRDLFIRHQHDTSVPRLGEAIHEENKEHVRVLGELCWVPLKKSTLKKSELAEKNSGENQDQSEDVRNDKDIAEALVEGKVKFKEMQGHLDCVTGFAIGGGFLFSSSFDKTVQVWSLQDFSHMHTFKGHEHKVMAVIYVDEELPLCISGDGGGGIFLWSISVPMGKEPLKTWYEQKDWRYSGIHALTTAGNGYLYTGSGDRSVKAWSLQDGTLSCIMDGHKSVVSTLAACDGILYSGSWDGTIRLWSLTDHSPLTVLGNDLPGTATSVLSVTANQNILVAAHENGQIKAWRDDVFKKSTQCHSGAILACVMEGKWLFTGGWDKIVNVQELSGDEFQVDTRPIGSIPGGSVVTALLCWQGKLFVGHGDRTIKVYYHGK, encoded by the exons ATGGAATCACCGGAATTACCAGAATGTCCGGTGTGTCTATCAACCTACGACGGCGAGTACACTATCCCAAGAGTACTCGCATGTGGGCATACAACCTGCGAGTCATGCCTTAAAAATATCCCACAGAAATACCCTCTAACCATTCGCTGTCCTGCATGTACACAACTTGTCAAGTACCCATCACAGCAAGGCCCTTCTTCACTTCCTAAAAACATTGATCTCCTTAGGCTGGTTCAGCAGCTACAAGATCATAATCCCCAGAAACCCAACAACAAATCCCAAATTGACAAACCAGTCCTTGCTCAAGACTTTGACTTCTTTGTGCCTCCTTCATGGTCTGATGAGTTTTATACTTCATggaagaactgggttcttgACAGAGATGATGTTTTTGTTGAGGATAAAGAGAGAGGATATGGGTTGTTAAAGGAGGGGAATAAAAAGGTGAAGGTGAGGCTTTTTAAGGTTGGCAATGATGGGGGTTTGTTGAGTGGTAAAGTTAAAGGATGTGTTTTTAAGTTGAGTTATGTTGCCAAGGTTATGAATTTGTTGAATGGGATGAAGGAGGAGAAGAGAGATGAATTGGGTTTTATTTTGAGGATTTGTGCTAAACAGGGAAGAATCTGTAAGGGTTGTGGTTTGTGGTGTGATTTGGAAGATGGGGTTTTGTATTTTGTGTGTGAGAGACTTAATGGGAATGTTTTGGATATGTTGGGTGATTTTGAGAATGGTTTGAGCAAAGATGGTTTGTCTAGTTTTGCAATGATTGGAATGGAAATGTATGAAGCAGTGATTGGATTGCATTTGGAAGGGCTAATTGTGGGAAGTTTAGGTGTTTCTTGCTTTGAATTGGATGGTTTTGGACATGTGAGTCTAAGTTTGAGTGAGGTTTTGGTGATGGGAAGGGCAGTTCATGATGGGGTTATGGAACTTGGTTCTGGTGGGAGAAGTTTAAGTGTTAAAAAATTGGGGAGATTGGTCGGTGAGATTTTGAAAAAGGAGGTTTTTGTGAGCCCAGAGGTTTTGTTTGGGATATTGAAGAGAGAGGGTATGGAGGTAGAATGTGGTAGCAATAGATATCCAATTGGCCTTGGCTCTGATGTTTGGACATTAGCTTGTACTGTCCTTAGAATGCTTATCGGGAAAGAATTCTTTGAGGAGCTAGGTGATCATGTAGATTCTATCATTTCAAAAAGAAGTGAAGACAATAATTTGGACTGTTCGGGTCTTTACACTGGTTTGATGGAGAAAGTCAGCTCTTTGTTGGAAAGTAAAACCGGTGAAGAATTGAAACCATTGCACCAGATGCTATGCAGGTCTTTGAGTTTTGATCCAGGGAATCGTCCACATGCTATTGATATGTGGAAGTGTATTAGGGACTTATTTATTAGACATCAGCATGATACTTCTGTTCCCAGATTGGGTGAGGCTATCCATGAGGAGAATAAGGAGCATGTGCGAGTTCTTGGAGAACTATGTTGGGTGcccctaaaaaaatcaactcttaaaaaatcCGAGTTAGCAGAAAAAAACAGTGGAGAAAATCAAGATCAAAGCGAGGACGTGAGAAATGATAAAGATATCGCTGAGGCTCTCGTGGAGGGGAAGGTCAAGTTCAAAGAAATGCAGGGCCATCTTGATTGTGTTACAGGATTTGCCATTGGAG GAGGATTTCTGtttagctcctcatttgataaAACAGTCCAGGTCTGGTCCTTGCAG GACTTCTCTCATATGCACACATTTAAGGGCCATGAGCATAAAGTCATGGCTGTAATTTATGTTGATGAAGAACTACCATTATGCATTAGTGGGGATGGTGGAGGTGGCATATTTCTCTGGAGCATCAGTGTTCCTATGGGGAAAGAACCATTGAAGACATGGTATGAGCAAAAAGATTGGCGTTATAGTGGAATTCATGCCTTGACCACTGCAGGGAATGGGTATCTCTATACTGGTAGTGGAGATAGGTCAGTTAAGGCTTGGTCATTGCAG GATGGCACCCTGTCATGCATTATGGATGGTCATAAATCAGTAGTTTCCACGCTAGCAGCATGTGATGGGATTCTTTATAGTGGGAGTTGGGATGGAACCATCCGTCTGTGGAGTCTAACTGATCATAGTCCTTTGACAGTGTTGGGAAATGACTTGCCAGGAACTGCAACCTCTGTCTTGTCTGTCACTGCAAACCAGAATATTCTTGTTGCAGCCCATGAAAATGGACAGATAAAG GCATGGAGGGATGACGTGTTTAAGAAATCGACACAATGCCACAGTGGTGCGATTTTGGCTTGTGTCATGGAGGGAAAATGGCTATTCACCGGAGGTTGGGACAAAATTGTCAACGTACAG
- the LOC18109575 gene encoding exopolygalacturonase isoform X4: MGLEVVSSAIISFSLFLLLASTTQAQSNGVFDVTKYGAGKDITEALTNAWKSACASTKPSKVLIPSGTYWLRKVTLAGPCKAAIKLQVDGILKAPVDPNKLSGGHWVNFRYVDQFTLSGRGTFDGQGKVAWSKSTCHKDKNCKGLPMNLRFDFITNALVRDITTLDSKNFHVNVLGCKNLTFQHFTVRAPGESVNTDGIHIGRSTGIYIIDSKISTGDDCISVGDGTEELHITGVTCGPGHGISVGSLGKYPNEKPVSGIFVKNCTISDTTNGVRIKSWPALYGGVASNMHFEDIVMNNVQNPVIIDQGYCPWNQCTLKAPSKVKISDVSFKSIRGTSATPVVVRIACSSGFPCQKVKLANINLAYRGPGGPAKSQCSNVKPIISGIMSASGC; the protein is encoded by the exons ATGGGCTTGGAAGTTGTCTCATCGGCAATAATATCATTCTCACTATTCTTATTGTTAGCATCAACTACTCAAGCCCAGTCAAATGGTGTCTTCGATGTGACTAAATATGGTGCCGGTAAAGATATCACGGAg GCTTTAACCAATGCTTGGAAATCTGCTTGTGCTTCAACAAAGCCCAGTAAAGTTCTTATTCCAAGTGGAACATACTGGTTACGGAAAGTAACTCTAGCAGGTCCTTGCAAGGCTGCGATCAAGCTCCAAGTTGATGGCATATTGAAGGCACCGGTTGACCCAAATAAGCTCTCAGGAGGTCATTGGGTTAATTTCAGATACGTAGATCAATTTACATTGTCGGGAAGGGGCACTTTTGATGGGCAGGGAAAGGTTGCGTGGAGCAAAAGTACATGTCACAAAGATAAAAATTGTAAAGGCCTCCCAATG AATTTAAGGTTCGATTTCATCACCAATGCATTAGTCCGAGATATAACTACTCTAGATAGCAAGAACTTTCATGTTAACGTCTTGGGGTGCAAAAACCTCACCTTCCAGCATTTTACCGTGAGAGCACCTGGTGAGAGTGTAAACACCGATGGAATCCACATCGGCCGATCTACTGGGATCTACATTATCGATTCAAAAATTAGCACAGGCGATGATTGTATCTCCGTGGGAGATGGCACCGAAGAATTACATATCACAGGAGTAACATGTGGACCTGGCCATGGCATCAGTGTTGGAAGTTTAGGGAAATACCCCAATGAGAAACCTGTTTCTGGAATATTTGTCAAGAATTGCACCATCTCAGATACTACAAATGGCGTTAGAATAAAATCTTGGCCAGCTTTATACGGTGGTGTCGCATCTAACATGCATTTTGAGGATATCGTCATGAACAATGTCCAAAACCCTGTCATCATAGATCAAGGGTATTGCCCATGGAACCAATGCACTCTAAAG gcTCCATCAAAAGTGAAGATCAGTGATGTTAGTTTTAAGAGCATAAGGGGAACTTCTGCAACTCCGGTTGTTGTTCGGATTGCTTGCAGTAGTGGCTTCCCATGTCAGAAGGTGAAGCTTGCTAACATTAACCTTGCATATAGAGGACCAGGAGGCCCTGCAAAATCCCAATGCTCTAACGTTAAGCCCATAATTTCTGGGATAATGAGCGCATCTGGATGTTGA
- the LOC18108393 gene encoding uncharacterized protein LOC18108393, protein MASGAGSSMLYSFLLFTVILSLQEMYRSKLASTELFTILGGFISSLLFLVLLTLIGNFQETCGMKTGWGAVILAEAVALIAAGTVHRVCITTCFLFSAGLLYEVNKLSGLTLSKSDSKTRRY, encoded by the exons ATGGCGTCAGGAGCAGGAAGCTCAATGctatattcttttcttctattcACAGTAATTCTTTCACTTCAAGAGATGTATCGCTCTAAATTGGCTTCCACCGAGTTATTTACCATCCTTGGCGGATTCATCAGCTCTCTCTTGTTTCTTGTCCTCCTCACT TTAATTGGGAATTTTCAGGAAACATGTGGCATGAAGACTGGGTGGGGTGCTG tCATCTTAGCAGAAGCTGTTGCTCTAATTGCTGCTGGCACTGTGCATCGTGTTTGCATCACTACATG TTTCTTGTTCTCTGCTGGTCTACTGTATGAGGTCAACAAGCTTTCTGGGCTGACACTTTCCAAAAGTGATTCCAAAACAAGAAGGTACTGA